A stretch of the Rosa rugosa chromosome 5, drRosRugo1.1, whole genome shotgun sequence genome encodes the following:
- the LOC133711305 gene encoding uncharacterized protein LOC133711305, which produces MAEEEGTDYKIALLAQQMEKMTLMMTKLVEDSARKPLDEIPEGSRRKASRFTKKAKKKVNFSEEDDSDEEQESAEESGADQSQEEESGADKAETYYTIYEYNNCKRINFATLKLTKHALTWWKAYNKRCSITTMTWKKFKRAIRKQFYRVSFEEDRWFKWQHLRQSFGQSVQDYGADFQNQAMVLDLGLDDHELLMKTRKSTKRRTRGIQGSFEVGSSSSKNREQSFGKKQTKCEHCNKPGHTKETCYILHPELREKEKEKRSNRKDLKKALNANKTVEIPEMVQPDTKLTLMTQKLVHPEGRENLFNVRIQVKHDLIDTIIDPGSQKNLILEALVWKLQLTTSPHPKPYLLGWIQKDVESQITRQCTFKFAITREYIDEVTCEVVPLDVCQVIFGSPYLWDSDAVFYRRLQKYRFLKDGVEYFIHASNVSFNNSLIRADQAKRMVNACGKFVLLVVRPRENTPSTYVLSTAMLTPKQQCDMEGLQSQFSDLFEDVEGLPPQRPVEHEIQLVGGSPLPNLGMYRHSVEESEEIKRQVNELLEQGVLKPSYSPCGSPVLLVPNKDGSWRMCIDFRALNKITIKNWYPLPRIDDLMDQLQ; this is translated from the exons AtggcagaagaagaaggaaccgATTATAAGATTGCGTTGTTGGCGCAACAAATGGAGAAGATGACGCTGATGATGACAAAGTTGGTAGAGGATTCTGCACGTAAACCGCTAGATGAGATTCCAGAAGGTTCTAGAAGGAAGGCCTCGAGATTTACTAAAAAAGCCAAGAAAAAGGTGAATTTTAGTGAAGAGGATGATTCTGACGAGGAACAGGAATCTGCAGAGGAGTCGGGTGCAGATCAAAGCCAAGAGGAGGAATCGGGTGCCGATAAAGCTG AAACTTATTATACTATTTATGAGTATAATAACTGTAAGAGGATCAACTTTGCAACATTAAAGTTGACCAAGCATGCTTTGACATGGTGGAAGGCTTATAACAAACGTTGTAGTATAACGACTATGACGTGGAAAAAGTTTAAGCGAGCGATAAGAAAGCAGTTTTACCGTGTTAGCTTCGAAGAGGATAGATGGTTCAAGTGGCAGCATTTGAGGCAGAGTTTTGGACAGTCGGTACAAGATTATGGAGCCGATTTTCAAAATCAGGCTATGGTGCTGGATCTAGGCTTGGATGACCATGAACTCCTCATGAA AACAAGAAAGTCGACAAAAAGGAGGACAAGGGGAATTCAAGGAAGTTTTGAAGTTGGGAGTAGCAGTAGTAAAAATAGGGAGCAAAGTTTTGGAAAGAAGCAGACAAAATGTGAGCATTGCAACAAGCCAGGTCATACCAAAGAAACATGTTACATTCTTCATCCCGAGCTTagggagaaagaaaaagagaaaagaagtaaTCGAAAAGATCTTAAAAAGGCATTGAATGCTAACAAGACTGTGGAGATTCCAGAAATGGTGCAACCAGACACGAAGTTGACTCTTATGACCCAGAAGCTTGTTCATCCAGAAGGTCGCGAAAACTTGTTTAATGTTCGTATACAAGTGAAGCACGATTTGATAGACACTATAATTGATCCGGGAAGCCAAAAGAATCTCATTTTGGAGGCATTAGTTTGGAAGTTGCAGTTAACAACGTCTCCCCATCCTAAACCATACCTGTTAGGATGGATACAAAAAGacgttgagtcacaaattactcGACAATGTACTTTCAAGTTTGCAATTACTAGAGAATACATTGACGAAGTGACTTGTGAGGTGGTGCCATTGGATGTATGCCAAGTAATTTTTGGTAGTCCATACTTATGGGATAGTGATGCAGTGTTCTATCGACGACTTCAAAAGTATCGATTTCTGAAGGATGGAGTAGAGTACTTCATTCATGCAAGCAATGTTTCCTTTAATAATAGTTTGATCCGTGCTGATCAAGCTAAAAGGATGGTGAATGCTTGTGGGAAGTTCGTTTTATTGGTGGTTCGACCACGAGAAAACACCCCATCTACATATGTGTTATCTACTGCGATGCTTACTCCTAAGCAACAATGTGATATGGAGGGGTTACAATCACAATTCTCAGACTTGTTTGAGGATGTTGAAGGCTTACCACCGCAACGCCCAGTAGAGCATGAGATACAACTCGTTGGAGGATCTCCATTGCCTAATTTGGGTATGTATCGTCATTCGGTGGAAGAAAGCGAAGAGATCAAGAGACAAGTCAATGAGCTACTAGAGCAAGGGGTATTGAAACCAAGTTACTCACCTTGTGGATCCCCAGTGTTGTTGGTCCCAAACAAAGATGGCAGCTGGCGTATGTGTATTGATTTCCGAGCACTCAACAAAATCACTATTAAAAATTGGTATCCATTACCAAGGATAGATGATTTAATGGATCAATTACAGTAA